The genomic interval ATGTGCAACCAagtgctttccctgggtttactTTTGAGCACAGCCCAAGTTGCACTTTTCTTATGCGCTTCACATTCTCTCAGTGGCTTGGATATCAAGCTTAAAGGAAGGACAGTAATAGTGTGAATACAGTGATACTAATATCGGGTAATTATTTGTCTCAGGGAACGCAGAGTCTGAATCCTCACAATGACTATTGCCAACATTTTGTGGATACCGGTCATCGACCCCAGAACTTCATTCGTGATGTAGGTAAGTGACATATATTTATGGCACGTTTTTTGTAACTAATCATTACGTGAAATATTTTACTCTGCAAAATGGTACATACATCTGCTGAAATGTAAAGAGAAGGGAAtgtgcatgtaatttaatgacCCTATTCATTATggctttccccccttttttagGTCTTGCTGATAGATTTGAGGAGTACCCCAAACTCAGGGAGTTGATAAGGCTGAAAGATGAGCTGATTGCAGCGACAAATACTCCTCCCATGTAAGTTTTAAATGGTTAGCTCTACTAAActttccattttgtattttttcttgctgtggCTCTTTGCCTAGCAGCAGTCTTGCATGGGCACATTCACAGGATTATTGTTAGTTGAGTATTTCAtgctatgtttttgttttgcactaCTGAGCTCcattgtttttggtgttttttaatCTCTTCTTTGAATGAGatattttttgaatgaatttttcaGACAGTAAAATTAACCTCATAGTCTTTCCTTTAAGCTCTAATTTGTTTctaattatattattgttactTTGTGTGGTCTGGGGTGCACACCAGTAACCCTGCTAATTTCTGAAGGCTCccatgctgtcagtcactggtTGCTTTTCAGATACAACACCTTATGTGCAAGTAACGATACGGCTTCTGTAGATGGTGTTCAGTTAGGGTTataagggaaaataaaaccctTTCAAAACATTCTGCTTTCATACAAAACTGGAATCAGCCATGATGCTTAACATGAAATCCAGTTAATTTCAGAATCATAGTGCAAAAGAATGCAGGCAGATCTCACTACACTCTGCAGAACACTGATGTAAAAGTAGTTCAGCATTTTCCAGATGCAGGCTCTATTGTGATTTTGAAAAGTGAATGGGCAGATGATTGATTAATCATTGAAACCCCAGATATGATTTATTTCAGCTAGCTGTCAAGGGAATGTCATGTGAAAAGTAATCACAGGTTATGTGTAAAGGTTTGGCTGCGTTTACATTTGGGGGGGGGCTTTTGCTGCTCAGAAGCAAATGGAGTTACCTGAAGTCTAGCTGGCTTTTATCATGCAATAGCCAGCTCATTTGTGATTGTGGagatatatatcatatatatttattacattttacttgtAGAATTTCCAGGAATTTCCTGTAAAATGACACACCGTGCTATAACTTGGCCAGGTATCTACAAGCAGACCTGGAAAACTTCGACTTGAGAGACTTGAAGTGTAAGTTTGACGTTATCCTCCTGGAGCCGCCGTTGGAGGAATACTACAGGGAGTCTGGGATTATCGCCAATGAGAAGTTCTGGACCTGGGATGATGTGAGTCAGGGATATTAAGACTTTAAAGGGCACTGAGGGCTGTCCTTTCAAGCGTTTGAAAATGGACCCCAGGGAATGTGTTTCCTTGGACATATTTACAACATGCCAAGCCATTCATCCTGATATGGTAGATGTATAAATGCTTGGCTCATCCAATCaaactctttccctgggtttcatttgcCTATAGCATTGCCAGAATGGCattttcacctgttttttttctgtatttggaGTCCTTCCTCAGAGACTAATCATAATTCCACAGATTTACCCCTTGCTGTAATACGATTTACTTAAAATTTTTATAGTTTGGTTTAATAAGGCTCAAGGCTGGATATGATCCATGCAGTAATCTGCCATGGAATACTACTTACAGTGCACATGTTGGAATTGCatactattttattttacaggcaAGTTAGTATCTTTTTATGAATGTCTACTTTCCTGTCTCATCAGATAATGAAACTGGAGATTGAGGAGATCTCTGCGCTGAGgtcctttgtgtttctgtggtgtgGATCTGGAGAGGGGCTGGATCTGGGCAGGATGGTACAGTATTCACCTTTTAAATTTCACCTCTGACTGTTCTGTAGGTGTGGATCAGGAGATAGAGAATTTCCAGGCtatctttatctctctctgttggcatctctctctctccctctctgtctttctcccccctccctctctgtgtaactctctctgtttccatttctctccctctctgttgaTCTCTTTTTGTCTCTTAACTCTCCGTATCTCCTGATCAAAGTGATTAGGTATCAGTTCCTGTTGGAGCTGCTTATGATTGCGTTCAGTTCAGACTTGGGGCTTTGTTGTTTGAATCTGTGGAAAAGTCCATATGAAGCGCACTCAGCGGGGATTTGCCTGCAACAATGTTACTGACTGTGCTCTTTGAGGAGCCCGCATGCTGTTGTGCTTTGAAGTTCCTTTGGCATGTTCTAATGAAAATGCCTGGGTGAAGTCCCCCTTTGAAGGCGGCACGGCGTGTCCCCCCATCGCCACCGCAGACTGCCCGCGCGGTTTCGAGCGTGAGGTATACTCTCCCGCGCGCAAGGTCAGCGGCGCAATTACCACGCGGCGTTATCCTCCGCCGCGCTCCTTTTAATGAGATTCGGCGGAGCGGAGCCCCGTCTGGATGGTTTTAGTAATTACGTCGTTATCCGGCATTAGTGCGGACGGCGAAAGAGCCGTGTGACTCCCTGCAGACAACCATGCTAGCCGTGCCACTGCTCTAGCTGTAAGCCCGGGCTTTACTTATTAGTGCtataaatgaaacacagctgtCTCACATTCAGCTTTGTAAAGGGGGATGAGGCCATGTGACAGTGtacaattttaatattattaggGCACGTTGCAGGGCaagtgtatttgaaaatgacttaTTCTTTTGTAATCCCAGATTTTACCCATATGATCACTGTTTGATTTGTCTCTTCTTTCTTCCCTTTTGCCTTGTCTGCATCGCACCAGAAATGTATTAGAAAGCGCAGCGTGAAGTGAGATGCTGGAAAGCTCTGAATGGCGTGTAGAGATTTGGAGCCAGTGGCTGTTGGTGAAATGTGCACGCTGCTGGTTTCAGTCCTCTCGCCTGTGAAAGGCGGTGAAGCCTCCTTTTCTGACCGGGacggggtgttttttttccgcAGTGCCTGAGAAAATGGGGCTTCCGCCGCTGCGAGGACATCTGCTGGATCAAAACCAACAAGAACAATCCCGGGAAGACGAAGACGCTGGACCCCAAAGCAGTCTTCCAGCGAACAAAGGTAGGGGCGCTCCGCCGGCCGGCCAGCGCGGCCCGCTCCGTCCCGgcgaaaggagagagggagatggattTCTGTTCCtcagaacattttcttttctccttttctaataagagctgaaggaaaaaaggagtgaccggggggggggggtcgcctTTGAGGGCGGAGCGCAAAGTTCGCGGCGTGCTGGCTGCGTCTCTGGCTTGTCCTCCTGCCGTTCCAAAGGCTCGGGGCCTTGTCAGCCGGGGGTAATGGCATTCTGAGAGGCTTTTATAGCCATGTgaatgctctttttttaaaccgTGGCCCCATTGATATGCAGATAAGGGGGGGCAGCGCAGGGGTCCTGGAAATGTTTGTCCCGCGCTGGGAAAAGGGTAGCCACGGCGCACTGAGGCCTCTCACCCCCTGCCTTTTGTGTGGATACACTGCCATTGATTGGAGTCAAATTACCTGACTAATTTCTCCTGCAGAATAGGCGCGACAGAATGTGCGCTTTGTGTGTTTTACTAAGCGGCGAGtggaaagtgcattttttttcgGGGGGGAGTTCTGAGGGTACATAATATCGTAAAGAAAGCCAGATCTGCTCGCCGAGAAGCAGTACAAAGAGGCGGGTTCACTTTGCATGCAGGAGCGATTGCGCTTGCTTTATTGACTTTGCTGAATGGGGATGCGGATAAGAAACAGATGGTCAACGCTGCTGATCCACAGTTAACGATACACTGAATGCCTGCTGAATCCATCAGCGTACTTCACAACATCATCAACTGTCTATAGCTCGGCTTCCTAACAGCAGTGAGCGTTGGCATTGACTGTGTGCGGGGCTGTGTCTTCATTAACCTGCATACCAAGCCAACACAGCATGGCAGTCGCTGTAATGAAGGGGCGGTTTGAAAGAAACGCAAAGCCGTAACTTGAGTTGCATCCCTCAAAGCTCGACCACTGAACTGAGGCCTTTGTTTCAGAGGCTGACTTGAACAGATAGCTTCCTGTTGATTGGTTGTCCTCAGGAGCACTGCCTGATGGGAATCAAAGGGACGGTGAGGCGCAGCACCGACGGGGACTTCATCCACGCCAACGTGGACATCGACCTCATCATCACGGACGAGCCGGAGATCGGCAACATCGAGAAGCCGGTGGAGATCTTCCATATCATCGAGCACTTCTGCCTCGGCCGGCGGCGGCTCCACCTATTCGGCAGGGACAGCACGATCAGGCCAGGTGAGCCAGCCGGACACAGCCCGTCAACATCATCTTTATTAACTAAACTACTTCAGTAGTGACCACGAGGTTTCAGGTTCAGATCCAGGGTGGAGCACTAATGCTGTACCTCACAACCCACTACTTAATCTGAGTTGGTTGATTAAATCAGATTGCATGGATGATGTGTAAATTGTAAACCAATTTAGTGGCCATGTgcaaccaagcactttccctgggtttgctTTCTTTTGAGCACTCTTCACTCTTCAGCACTAAACATCCTCTCAGTAGCTTGGACATCAGGCTGAAATGAAGGACAGTAATAGTGTGAATACAGCGACACTAACAGTGGGTAATTATTTGTATCAGGGAACACAAAGTTTGAATCCTCACAATGACTACTGCCAGCATTTTGGGAATGCCGACATGTTAGTTGGCGTGGGTGAGGAAGTGAGTAATGTGAAGCTTTGAAAGCTCGCAGCCAGCGCTGGAGAGTGTGTGCGAAGTGAGAGAGTAAAGCCTTATTGTGGATCCCATTCTTTTAGAGTTTCCATTGCCTTGCGGTGGGGCTCTCCCCTGTGTGGACCGGAACTCGCTGGCTCTTTTAGGAGGGGCTCTTACCGTTTCCCGTCTCATTACCGGCTCCTCACACCTGCAGCATCTGTGAGACATGCAGGGCCTAGCGGCCCTGTGGGAACAGCTCTGTGATTCTAGCACATGGATGCCGGTCGGCCCGGCTCTTTAAAACGGCTGCCTCCACTCGCCATTTTCAAATGCTACGAGTTTTTTTCATTCTAGGAGGTACTTTCTATAATGCAGAATGTTAAatggaggaagacattttgaCTACAGTACAAGAAATGTCACAGAAAGTAAAGTACAGACATTAAACTGTTGTCTGGACCTGAATGGaatcacatacacattcatatttttctttccaaaatggaaaaataaaaccttgtCTAGCCAACCTTATCTAattaaatggctttttaaagGCGTTTCATTggttataaaacaaaacaaaaaaaaaagcctctccGCGCAGTTTTATGATGCGTTTTATGGAGACCAGCCCTGCattgtttcagtgctgtttgctTACCCTCAAGGCAGTTGTTCTGTGCTTTGCTTGAAATGAAAGCACTCTGCGCAGCCGTCAGCCATTAGCAGTAGTGATTGCAGATTATGGGCGTTTGCTGTTGCAATCCCGGCAGATTAAACACCCTGAGAAAAGAATTTGAAGTTGTGAGGACGCGAGCATTCTTTCCTATGGCCTGCATTCCTCGCATGCCCTGGGGCTTCGGATGACATGGCACGGCAGGGCCCTCCGTAGAATGCAAAGCGTGGACACTCATGACTCTGGTGAATGCTGATGAGGTGCTTTTGGGTTAAAACGCGTGCTGATTTTATAACATATTGCAGGTATCCGACATGCTGAAAGTTAGTTTTTCTCCATGATATGCATCTATCTGAAGGACAGGCTAGCACCACCCTATTGTTTAACTATTTAATATCTGAATATACTGAACGCCTAAGAGAATACCCTTTCtctcttaatcaggtgtgtgtCACACCTAAAGGAATAATGTGGGGCAACTTGTTGTGGTTACCCATTTCTACCACAATACATTTAGATAGATATACTGTtgaataaagaaaataacagcaCTTAGGTTTATATTGAAATTTCAGTTCAAATATGTAGTTTCATAGAAGTGTGGCCTCTGTATCAAAGACATGGTTAAGGGAGTGCCTGGCTGAATCCAGTACTCAGGTTTGACGTTTTAATTGAAGTGTGCGGGTTGGTATAAACGTAGCGTCTGTGTGAAAACCGTGATGAAGGGACTGTGTGGTTGGTACTCACTTTCCCTCGTCTCGCTGTCGTCCGTGCTCAGGGTGGCTGACGGTGGGGCCCACGCTGACCAACAGCAACTTCAACGCCGAGGCATACGCCTCCCACTTCAACGCGCCCAACTCGCACCTGTCGGGCTGCACCGAGGAGATCGAGAGACTGCGCCCCAAGTCCCCTCCCCCCAAGTCCAAGGCGGACAGGGGCGGGGGCGCGCCcagagggggcaggggcgggcCGTCGGCGGGGCGGGGGGACAGGGGCCGAGAACGCAACAGGCCCAGCTTCCGGGGGGACAGGGGCGGTTTCAGGGGCCGCGGCGGGCCCCATCGGGGCTTTCCTCCACGCTAGAGAGAACTTTTCGGAAAGACAAACTTCTGGAGCTGATGTCTCTGTTGGGGGTGGGTGAGGAAACTCCAGAGCAGTGGCACAAACATTCATCCACCAGACAGTGGATGGACCCGGTGTTGTTGTAATGATTCAGTGAATTAGCCTGAAAACTGTGGGagcacagaaatgttttttttatacgGACATTTTATAATTGCAACAGTGGAAAATAAGATGgaggcttttatttttatcatgctTCTAGTAAATGTTTTCCGTAACCTCTTAACGTTGAGCAATGTGATTTGATAAAAGCTGGATGGTGAAAAGCTGAATGGTGTCCTCTGAGAATCACTTTTTCACCTCACGCACACCACTTTACTCCTGAAACACAGTGCATGCCTTTGATTTATGTAAACACCACATGACACAGCTAGGCCAATTATTTGTGAGAACAGGTGTGCAAGGAAAAAAGCAACCCTGTCATTTATAGTTTGAattaaaaagtgcatttcccATGCAGAGGTTTCAGATCAAGCATTCACAGCCATAAGAAGCTGGCACATAATAGAAAACCTATCATTAGGATTCCTGCTGAAAACAGCTCGGAAATACTTGCGACGTCAGCCCATTTGTTCCGCTGTCATAGCCTGTAACCTGTCTGCTGGGGAATATTTGCCAACCACAGCATTTGTTTCCTgagttaatttttaaaaaggaaggaaataaaatattacatcacCATGGATTGTTTTCACAAAGGTTAAATATACCTGTAAGTTCTGAACGAAAATGACAGATGCTCTGCAGTCTGTCTGAAATTCCTAATGGCTTCAACAGGGCAACTGCCTTCCCCAAAaggtgtttttcctctgtgtggcTCAAGGCTGACATCTAGTGGTGAGATAATGTGAAGTGCACGCCGGCTTGGGTTCTCAGTTGCGTCATCTAATCATTTCCCCAGTTTAGCTTTCAGTTACACCATCTAATTATTTCTCCAGTTTGGCTCTCAATTACACTGTCTAACCACTTCCCCAGTTTGGTTTGCTTATTTGACTTTATATGGTAACGGTAGAGTGTTCTGTGGGAAGATGTCCATGCTTCAGGTGAGTGTCACACTGGTAAATAATGTGAATTCACAGGGATAATTAGATAAAAGGCTTTTCCTTTGCCTTGCCTtgtaaattaaagtaaaaagtaCATATATTAATGATATGAAACCGCATGCTTTCttgaaacatttcatgtttttcgACTTAATGCTGTTGTTTAATTTCGTGTGCAGAAACCTGCAGAAAGCAAGTTTATCATTACAGCCTAATCTGGCACACAGAATAACTCATCCCTTAGCTGTGGTTTAGTTCTGGTATACTTGGTGCAATATGGtagaatttttattattatttttaaaaaaattacagtggaTCTCTTAGCAGCAGTGAAGGAGCATTTGGACAGCCAGCCTTCTTTTACCTAAAGAATGTCCGTTAAGAGAATGTGGCATGAGAAGCGTAAAAAtccctcagtgctgtctcaTATGGctaatgtgttattattttttcacatacaGTGGTTAAGATTCATGGTTTCATACACATTGATGTTGACAGGATACGCTCATCTGATTTGGCTTGAAGGAGTGATTATGTCCTAAGTGGTATAGCTAAGTCAGCAAATAGTAATGCAATATTAATGAGTTAAGTTTGGCATTCAGGATGTTGAACTGCAGGCTCTCCTTGAGAACACTACTGTCGTTTTAATGGTGGAAAAAGCTGGGTTTTGATTTAACTGAAAAGTGAATTTAGGTTTTGACAAATATACCATCACAGAATTGCAACCAAATAGCTGGATGGAATCTCAGTACTCAATTACAAAGTATCCTTCCCTAGAAAATATTACAAGGATAACCAGAATTTTTTGGGCAATGAACTTTGTGTTgagaaacaaattaatattCTATAAAACTGTAGTCTATTTAGTAAATTTCTGGTCACTAGCCTGGTTCCATGAACAGTAAAGACGGGGAAATGCCTTAGGGACTCGTGTAGACTGAGGATGAAATGTGTGGATTCAAAATCGCATGCTTATAGGCTGACAGTAGCAAAGATTCTGAGCAAAACTGTGCCATCACAGTCTATGTGGACTCCTTTCTTTTGCATGGAAAGTTTGTCTTCAGACTTGCAGTGTGTAATTAGGGTCATTGTCACCCCGCAGACATGTCATTGAGGACCCGGGAGAGAGACGTGCTAAATGTGAATCCACAGCTCCCTCTGTGCTCCTGGGATGAccatttcaatttcagatttcaaacaTTTGTGCGGACTGGACTGTGTTAAGTGTAGTTTTCGCACATGGCAGGATTATAAAACTCCGCTAAAGGCTTGAATTTTATAGTATCCCTCTGGCAAAAGGgtatttcaatgtatttttttcttctttccttgaACTAAATATGGTTTGAGCGTTATTTATACTGCACATTAGCATGCCCAATGTTATGGCAATAATTCTTTTAGTTCTAAAACTGCTAGTGCTCAGTCCTGAATAATGCAAGAAAATTGGCAAGGGGTTTAACATTTGGGTTATGCCAATCTAATTTATGCAGTAATCACAAAGAATATATCACATGGAACTTtccaatacaaaaataaaaaacaaagaagtaaTGAAATAGTCAGTCCTTGATCAGGGCAATGTATGACAGGTTTTTGAAAAAGTGTAACATTTAAGAGAAGGAAATGAGTAAACAAAATATGAATCCTGAACTCAATGAGACAAGCACAGAGGTCTAACAAGGCAAAGATAAAGGAGTGGAAGATAGGGAGGAAACTTCAGCTGGAGCCCGCTCAAGCTCTGATTGGTGCTTTGGTGGTGCGTATGAATGTCG from Megalops cyprinoides isolate fMegCyp1 chromosome 22, fMegCyp1.pri, whole genome shotgun sequence carries:
- the mettl14 gene encoding N6-adenosine-methyltransferase non-catalytic subunit, which produces MNSRLQEIRERQKLRRQLLAQQLGAESADSIGAVLNSKDEQKEIEETRETCRASFDTAVPSTKRKCQTEGEDTEEDVEDQKDEVEQQQAEDSGPYEEVYKDSSTFLKGTQSLNPHNDYCQHFVDTGHRPQNFIRDVGLADRFEEYPKLRELIRLKDELIAATNTPPMYLQADLENFDLRDLKCKFDVILLEPPLEEYYRESGIIANEKFWTWDDIMKLEIEEISALRSFVFLWCGSGEGLDLGRMCLRKWGFRRCEDICWIKTNKNNPGKTKTLDPKAVFQRTKEHCLMGIKGTVRRSTDGDFIHANVDIDLIITDEPEIGNIEKPVEIFHIIEHFCLGRRRLHLFGRDSTIRPGWLTVGPTLTNSNFNAEAYASHFNAPNSHLSGCTEEIERLRPKSPPPKSKADRGGGAPRGGRGGPSAGRGDRGRERNRPSFRGDRGGFRGRGGPHRGFPPR